Genomic segment of Vallitalea longa:
AATGCCCCAATATATTCTCCATCCAATATACTAATAAACCCCTTTATCTCATTCTCTTCTAAATATATGTACGTATCAGCTATTGGAATATATTTTTCCTTTACAACATTATAATTTCCCAACCAATAATCTTTTGGAATAAATTCATGAGCATTGATAGTAGATTCCTTCCATATAGTCATTACCTTATCAATTTTCTCTACATTCATATCTAATTTTCTTATCATAACAATATCCTCCTACCAAAATCTTTCTACCTAAAACATTTTTTAAGATAAATATTCGACCAAATTTTTTCATAGGAAACTAAGTAACTCAACTTTCCCACCTTTAATTTAATGCAGGTAAATAAAAGGTTATAGGTTTGATTTGTAGAATAAAAAGATAGAAGGAACACCTATATTTTTATTCTACAAAGCCTTTTAATTAGCTTCCCTACATAGAATATTGAAGTGGGAAAGTTGAGTAAGTAACATTATTGTACCTTTACAATATTCTTAAATACTTTAATATCTTAACACAATCCTTTAATCCCTGTACATAAATCTTATTATTATATTCCCCGTTCAAACACTCGACCTGCCATGTATATTCTTCTATAGTCTTCCTGCTTTCCTCATTCAATAGAGGCAAAACCGCTTGAACTTTTTGACTCTGTTTAGATAATTTTCCTTCCAGTTCTCTTATTTCAGTAGATTGATCAGCTATGTCTTCATAGGCGTATCCAATTAAGTCTTCAATTATGCCATTAATTACTTTCTCATAATTTATTTTCATAAAAATCACCTCAAAAATATAATAGGCTTATTACGCCTATTTGTCAATACTACTAATATGCCTAAGCTATAATTTAACAAAGGGGTGATTACAAATGATATTTGAACGTATAAGAAATATTAGAGAAGATAACGATTTAACACAATCTCAGATTGCTGAATTTCTCAATATCAATCAAAGAACTTATTCAAGATATGAACGTGGTGAAATCTCCATAACAGTTGAAACTATGTGCAAGTTAGCTGACTATTACGGAACTAGCCTTGATTATCTAGCTGGTAGAACAGACAAAAAAACTCCCTATACACCTAAAGACTTAAAATAAATAATACGTAACTAAGTGAATTTCATGTAAACAAGTATCTGAATTAGAAATTAATCAATCAGCTCCTTATGATAACTAATTATATACTAACTAGTAAACTAACAAACCTAGACCTAATATATTATTAAAATGAATTCTATTTATTGCTATAACATCTAATAAGAGGCTGTCAGAAATTATTATCATCAATTTCAGACAACCCCTATATTTTATATCAATTTACCTCTTGAATCTTTGCTTTTATACTGTCATCAACAATCTT
This window contains:
- a CDS encoding helix-turn-helix domain-containing protein, which translates into the protein MIFERIRNIREDNDLTQSQIAEFLNINQRTYSRYERGEISITVETMCKLADYYGTSLDYLAGRTDKKTPYTPKDLK